One Clavibacter zhangzhiyongii genomic region harbors:
- a CDS encoding glycosyltransferase family 4 protein, which produces MRRLVVNEAYAGQRITGQQRYAVEIARALAGKQGVTRATPSERIASSGARSWLWVQTTLPWITRQDVLLSLTSRAPLVHRRHIVVVHDLFVLTNPEWYSREYVVTHVPLLKANLRDARVIVTVSEPVAEQVRELGLSSAPVVVAPNAPSPVFGEPRGAEERARVLDKFGVIDGGYLLAVGSMDPRKNLKRLSEAYLALPAETRAAAPLVLVGAKSAVFGDVDLAESDDIKLAGYVTDDELAVLYAASRGVVFPSLAEGFGLPLVEAMVAGARLAVSDIPVFHWICGDDATYFSPADTAAITAALAGLAAAEPLGEEEAARIRRAVSSRFDWRTSARTVHDAYQSIGTR; this is translated from the coding sequence ATGCGCCGGCTCGTCGTCAACGAGGCCTACGCGGGGCAGCGGATCACCGGGCAGCAGCGCTACGCCGTGGAGATCGCCCGCGCGCTCGCGGGCAAGCAGGGCGTCACGCGCGCTACGCCCTCGGAGCGCATCGCGTCGTCCGGGGCCCGCAGCTGGCTCTGGGTGCAGACGACCCTGCCGTGGATCACGCGCCAGGACGTGCTCCTGTCGCTCACCAGCCGCGCGCCGCTCGTGCACCGCCGCCACATCGTCGTCGTCCACGACCTCTTCGTGCTCACCAACCCCGAGTGGTACAGCCGCGAGTACGTGGTGACCCACGTGCCGCTGCTCAAGGCGAACCTGCGCGACGCGCGCGTCATCGTCACCGTGAGCGAGCCCGTCGCCGAGCAGGTGCGCGAGCTCGGGCTCTCGAGCGCGCCCGTCGTCGTGGCGCCCAACGCGCCGAGCCCCGTGTTCGGCGAGCCGCGCGGCGCCGAGGAGCGGGCCCGGGTGCTCGACAAGTTCGGCGTCATCGACGGCGGGTACCTGCTCGCGGTCGGCAGCATGGATCCGCGCAAGAACCTCAAGCGCCTCTCCGAGGCCTACCTCGCGCTGCCCGCGGAGACGCGCGCCGCCGCGCCGCTCGTGCTCGTGGGCGCGAAGAGCGCCGTGTTCGGCGATGTCGACCTGGCCGAGTCGGACGACATCAAGCTCGCCGGCTACGTGACCGACGACGAGCTCGCCGTGCTGTACGCCGCCTCCCGTGGCGTGGTGTTCCCGAGCCTCGCGGAGGGCTTCGGCCTGCCGCTCGTCGAGGCGATGGTCGCGGGCGCCCGCCTCGCCGTCTCCGACATCCCCGTCTTCCACTGGATCTGCGGCGACGACGCGACGTACTTCTCCCCCGCCGACACCGCCGCCATCACGGCCGCGCTCGCCGGGCTCGCCGCGGCCGAGCCGCTCGGCGAGGAGGAGGCCGCGCGCATCCGCCGCGCCGTCAGCTCGCGCTTCGACTGGCGCACCAGCGCGCGCACCGTGCACGACGCCTACCAGAGCATCGGGACGCGATGA
- a CDS encoding glycosyltransferase encodes MGGLLVQEWIEKSGGSEKVFDAFAHAFPDADLFTLWNDDPGRYGDRPVRESWIARTPLRRKKPLALPFMPLTWSSLDLDAYEWTLSSSHLFAHHLGHGDHATRQHVYVHSPARYLWTPDLDQRGANPLVKAAAPPLRALDRRRAQASHADFAANSAFVQARIRTAWDVDARVIHPPVDATAIRATASWEDALTGSDAALAASLPESFLLGASRFVPYKRLDLAIRAGEAADVPVVLAGSGPLADELQAQARAARVPVTVIPRPSDALLYTLYQRSLAYVFPAVEDFGIMPVEAMAAGARVLVSDVGGATESVVDGVTGVHVHDWEGADLGDAVARAAALDPADSVRRSADFDASVFERRVGSWVRHDGSRLDEAAA; translated from the coding sequence ATGGGCGGGCTGCTGGTCCAGGAGTGGATCGAGAAGTCCGGCGGATCCGAGAAGGTCTTCGACGCGTTCGCGCACGCCTTCCCCGACGCCGACCTCTTCACGCTCTGGAACGACGACCCGGGCCGCTACGGCGACCGCCCGGTGCGCGAGAGCTGGATCGCCCGCACGCCGCTGCGCCGGAAGAAGCCCCTCGCGCTGCCGTTCATGCCCCTCACCTGGAGCTCGCTCGACCTCGACGCCTACGAGTGGACGCTCTCGAGCTCGCACCTGTTCGCGCACCACCTCGGCCACGGCGACCACGCGACCCGGCAGCACGTCTACGTGCACAGCCCCGCGCGCTACCTCTGGACCCCGGACCTCGACCAGCGGGGCGCCAACCCGCTCGTGAAGGCCGCCGCTCCCCCGCTCCGCGCGCTCGACCGCCGGCGCGCGCAGGCGTCGCACGCCGACTTCGCGGCCAACAGCGCGTTCGTGCAGGCGCGCATCCGCACCGCGTGGGACGTCGACGCGCGCGTGATCCACCCGCCCGTCGACGCGACCGCGATCCGCGCGACCGCCTCCTGGGAGGACGCCCTCACCGGATCCGACGCCGCCCTGGCCGCGTCGCTGCCGGAGTCGTTCCTCCTCGGCGCCAGCCGCTTCGTGCCGTACAAGCGCCTCGACCTCGCGATCCGCGCGGGCGAGGCGGCCGACGTGCCCGTCGTGCTCGCCGGATCCGGCCCGCTCGCCGACGAGCTGCAGGCGCAGGCCCGGGCCGCCCGCGTGCCCGTGACCGTGATCCCCCGCCCGTCGGACGCGCTCCTCTACACGCTCTACCAGCGCTCGCTCGCCTACGTGTTCCCCGCGGTCGAGGACTTCGGGATCATGCCCGTCGAGGCCATGGCCGCGGGCGCCCGCGTGCTCGTGAGCGACGTGGGCGGCGCGACCGAGAGCGTCGTCGACGGCGTGACGGGCGTGCACGTGCACGACTGGGAGGGCGCCGACCTCGGCGACGCCGTGGCGCGCGCCGCCGCGCTCGACCCCGCCGACAGCGTCCGCCGCTCCGCCGACTTCGACGCGTCCGTCTTCGAGCGCCGCGTCGGCTCCTGGGTCCGCCACGACGGATCCCGTCTCGACGAGGCGGCCGCCTGA
- a CDS encoding sugar transferase, with protein MDTQQTRRTDEAQEGSRWRVVYARRLALSDAVVIVLTTFGVQFLWFGTTAGTVDLGGNAPDVAVTYTMVSVVLILAWLFVLSVYSTRDYRIVGTGTQEYKQVADATLRLFGIIAIVAFLVKIDLARGYIVTGLPLGLVLLLLSRALWRVWLSAQRRRGEFSSLILLVGSLESATHTATTLARAPKAGYRVVGACLTGDARPSRLPGLDVPVVGDADDVLAQLERLGADTLVLTSSDELPPERIRELSWSLEPGRHHLVMAPGLTDIGGPRIHTRPVAGLPLIHVETPRFEGRKLLSKRLFDIVVSGITLVVLSPVFLILAILIKATSKGDVFYKQERIGLNGEPFHMLKFRSMRMNADAELFALLEQQGTADTPLFKVTDDPRITKVGGVLRRYSLDELPQFLNVLLGSMSLIGPRPQREGEVALYDSAARRRLLIKPGMSGLWQVSGRSSLSWEDAIRLDLYYVENWSLTGDIIILARTFKAVFGADGAV; from the coding sequence GTGGACACGCAACAGACACGACGCACGGACGAGGCCCAGGAGGGCTCGCGCTGGCGGGTCGTCTACGCCCGGCGGCTCGCGCTGAGCGACGCCGTCGTCATCGTGCTCACGACCTTCGGGGTCCAGTTCCTGTGGTTCGGCACGACCGCCGGCACGGTCGACCTCGGCGGCAACGCGCCGGACGTGGCGGTGACGTACACGATGGTCTCGGTCGTGCTGATCCTCGCGTGGCTGTTCGTGCTGAGCGTCTACAGCACGCGCGACTACCGCATCGTCGGCACCGGCACGCAGGAGTACAAGCAGGTCGCCGACGCGACGCTGCGGCTGTTCGGGATCATCGCGATCGTCGCCTTCCTCGTGAAGATCGACCTGGCGCGCGGCTACATCGTCACCGGCTTGCCGCTCGGCCTCGTGCTGCTGCTCCTGTCGCGCGCGCTCTGGCGCGTGTGGCTCTCCGCCCAGCGCCGCCGCGGCGAGTTCTCGTCGCTGATCCTCCTGGTCGGCTCCCTCGAGAGCGCCACGCACACGGCCACCACCCTCGCCCGCGCCCCCAAGGCCGGCTACCGCGTGGTCGGCGCGTGCCTCACGGGCGACGCGCGGCCGTCGCGCCTGCCGGGCCTCGACGTGCCCGTGGTCGGCGACGCCGACGACGTGCTCGCGCAGCTCGAGCGCCTCGGCGCCGACACCCTCGTGCTCACCTCGAGCGACGAGCTGCCGCCCGAGCGGATCCGCGAGCTCAGCTGGTCGCTCGAGCCCGGCCGCCACCACCTCGTCATGGCGCCCGGCCTCACCGACATCGGCGGCCCGCGCATCCACACCCGCCCGGTGGCCGGCCTCCCCCTCATCCACGTGGAGACGCCGCGCTTCGAGGGCCGGAAGCTGCTCTCCAAGCGCCTGTTCGACATCGTCGTCTCCGGCATCACGCTCGTCGTGCTCAGCCCCGTGTTCCTGATCCTCGCGATCCTCATCAAGGCCACGAGCAAGGGCGACGTCTTCTACAAGCAGGAGCGCATCGGCCTGAACGGCGAGCCGTTCCACATGCTCAAGTTCCGCTCCATGCGCATGAACGCCGACGCGGAGCTCTTCGCGCTGCTCGAGCAGCAGGGCACGGCGGACACCCCGCTGTTCAAGGTCACGGACGACCCGCGCATCACGAAGGTGGGCGGCGTCCTCCGCCGGTACTCGCTCGACGAGCTGCCGCAGTTCCTCAACGTGCTGCTCGGGTCCATGAGCCTCATCGGCCCGCGCCCGCAGCGCGAGGGCGAGGTCGCGCTGTACGACAGCGCCGCCCGCCGCCGCCTGCTCATCAAGCCCGGCATGTCCGGCCTCTGGCAGGTCTCCGGCCGCTCGTCGCTCTCGTGGGAGGACGCCATCCGCCTCGACCTCTACTACGTGGAGAACTGGTCCCTCACGGGCGACATCATCATCCTGGCGCGCACGTTCAAGGCCGTCTTCGGCGCGGACGGGGCCGTCTGA
- a CDS encoding low molecular weight phosphatase family protein, producing MSELPPTSRRAARAALGDAPAESVDDGSFRVLFVCSGNICRSPLAEQVLRARVRAIFGGHAAEADSVVRFASAGTIAAEGQRMPEQAAELSVRYGGDPSEHQARFLTPGIIQGTDLVLTMAREHRSAVVRSVPRANRFTFTLREFAALFEHLVEVSGDEKHIACDGDVPAQLRALIPLIAAQRGVTLPPAHEDDYDVVDPYRRSQSTYDASGEQAGRAIESVLESVRAVTRTDAPRTRG from the coding sequence ATGTCGGAACTCCCCCCCACGAGCCGCAGGGCCGCACGCGCGGCCCTCGGCGACGCACCCGCCGAGAGCGTCGACGACGGCTCGTTCCGCGTCCTGTTCGTCTGCTCGGGCAACATCTGCCGCTCGCCCCTCGCCGAGCAGGTGCTCCGGGCGCGGGTCCGCGCGATCTTCGGCGGGCACGCCGCGGAGGCCGACTCGGTCGTGCGCTTCGCGAGCGCCGGCACGATCGCGGCCGAGGGGCAGCGCATGCCGGAGCAGGCGGCCGAGCTGTCCGTCCGCTACGGCGGCGACCCGAGCGAGCACCAGGCGCGGTTCCTCACGCCCGGCATCATCCAGGGCACGGACCTCGTGCTCACGATGGCCCGCGAGCACCGCAGCGCCGTCGTGCGCTCGGTGCCGCGCGCCAACCGCTTCACCTTCACGCTCCGCGAGTTCGCGGCGCTGTTCGAGCACCTCGTCGAGGTGAGCGGGGACGAGAAGCACATCGCGTGCGACGGCGACGTGCCGGCGCAGCTGCGGGCGCTCATCCCGCTCATCGCGGCGCAGCGGGGGGTCACCCTGCCGCCCGCGCACGAGGACGACTACGACGTGGTCGACCCGTACCGCCGCTCGCAGAGCACGTACGACGCCTCGGGGGAGCAGGCCGGACGTGCGATCGAGTCGGTGCTCGAGTCGGTGCGGGCCGTGACCCGCACGGACGCGCCCCGCACCCGGGGCTGA
- a CDS encoding polysaccharide biosynthesis tyrosine autokinase — protein sequence MALRDFIRMLRRGAVLIILTLLVGVGAAAAFSLLQTPEYEASTKMFVAPSSSGNVQELQQGNNFTQQAVKSYADVVTTRAVLQPVIDQFGLDITSRELAESVRASAPLDTTIIDITVKDQSRQDAATLADAIGASLTTVVGTLVPETIEGTPQVQITQLEQAEIPESPSSPNLPVNIIVGALIGLLIGVGVSLLRETLDNRIRGERDVELVTTKPILGGIAYDPKATERPLIVQDDPRSPRAESFRSLRTNLQFLEFGGRSRSFVITSSIQGEGKSTTSSNLALALADSGIKVVLIDADLRRPRLASYMGLEGAVGLTDILIGRAEIEDVIQPWGSGMLSILPAGQIPPNPSELLGSQGMARLLQDLEARYDVVLIDAPPLLPVTDAAILSKNAGGAIVVVAAGRTHRTQLKSAIANLTNVGADVLGLVITMLPTKGPDAYGYGHYGYGYGYTEDEDGQKTKAPIEKIKA from the coding sequence ATGGCGCTCCGTGACTTCATTCGGATGCTGCGGAGGGGCGCGGTGCTGATCATCCTGACGCTCCTGGTGGGCGTCGGCGCAGCAGCGGCCTTCTCCCTCCTCCAGACTCCCGAGTACGAGGCCTCGACGAAGATGTTCGTCGCGCCGAGCAGCTCCGGCAACGTCCAGGAGCTCCAGCAGGGCAACAACTTCACCCAGCAGGCGGTGAAGAGCTACGCGGACGTCGTCACGACCCGCGCCGTGCTCCAGCCCGTCATCGACCAGTTCGGCCTCGACATCACGTCGCGCGAGCTCGCCGAGTCGGTCCGCGCCTCCGCGCCGCTCGACACGACGATCATCGACATCACGGTCAAGGACCAGAGCCGCCAGGACGCCGCGACGCTCGCGGACGCCATCGGCGCCAGCCTCACCACGGTCGTCGGCACGCTCGTCCCCGAGACCATCGAGGGCACGCCGCAGGTGCAGATCACGCAGCTCGAGCAGGCGGAGATCCCCGAGTCGCCGTCCTCGCCCAACCTGCCCGTCAACATCATCGTCGGCGCGCTCATCGGCCTCCTCATCGGCGTGGGCGTCAGCCTCCTCCGCGAGACGCTCGACAACCGCATCCGCGGGGAGCGCGACGTCGAGCTCGTCACGACGAAGCCCATCCTCGGCGGCATCGCGTACGACCCGAAGGCGACCGAGCGCCCGCTCATCGTCCAGGACGACCCGCGGAGCCCCCGCGCCGAGTCCTTCCGCAGCCTCCGCACGAACCTCCAGTTCCTGGAGTTCGGCGGCCGCTCGCGCAGCTTCGTCATCACCTCCTCCATCCAGGGCGAGGGCAAGTCGACCACCAGCTCGAACCTCGCGCTGGCCCTGGCCGACTCCGGCATCAAGGTCGTCCTCATCGACGCCGACCTCCGCCGCCCGCGCCTCGCGTCCTACATGGGCCTCGAGGGCGCCGTGGGCCTGACCGACATCCTCATCGGCCGCGCCGAGATCGAGGACGTCATCCAGCCCTGGGGCTCGGGCATGCTCTCGATCCTCCCCGCCGGCCAGATCCCGCCGAACCCGTCGGAGCTCCTCGGCTCGCAGGGCATGGCCCGCCTGCTGCAGGACCTCGAGGCGCGCTACGACGTGGTGCTCATCGACGCCCCGCCGCTGCTGCCCGTCACGGACGCCGCGATCCTGTCCAAGAACGCCGGCGGCGCGATCGTCGTCGTCGCCGCGGGCCGCACGCACCGCACCCAGCTGAAAAGCGCCATCGCCAACCTCACCAACGTGGGCGCGGACGTGCTCGGCCTCGTCATCACCATGCTCCCCACCAAGGGCCCGGACGCGTACGGCTACGGCCACTACGGCTACGGGTACGGGTACACGGAGGACGAGGACGGCCAGAAGACCAAGGCGCCCATCGAGAAGATCAAGGCGTAG
- a CDS encoding acyltransferase family protein, with protein MNRGFRPDVEGLRALAVVAVIVDHLFDWPSGGFVGVDVFFVISGFLITGLLLKEYERTKTISFLDFYKRRVRRIMPAALLVLVVTTAVSFLVFNVIRAQASLWDAVWSALFVSNWHFASAGTDYFASDGPISPFRHYWSLSVEEQFYLVWPVLMVLVIALVRRRTPKNRTARARLLPVYMGIAVGVLIVASLAWGFYETSARPTVAYFSTFSRAWELGIGALLAIFAARLATLPAALRPVLGYVGIAGIVVSFFVIAGDLAFPVPSALLPVLSTALVIASGIGGVSKAMVPITNPVTTYIGRLSFSLYLWHFPVIILLDSVIRDRTVYYAAAIGATLVLAIASFHLVEDPIRRSSWLDPKKAGRRSSAVQLKMTVAALSVVAVAVVGVVAVAVVRDEPGTDSQLATSPTAGPPGGTESTGQALQVRSEQVTAALAADEWPALDPAVESFGDFGRDVIAPEWAKDGCLGGDLADEKDAIRNTEHCTYGNQGAGADKTAVIFGDSLAISYAPMLRASLGEEWKVRVLTMARCPASTVTSIDTDGSEYTECTDFRNWALGEMNATKPALVLMSEAVDNSYLSSKAVGGAADREWQDGALTTMNSLKTAAANVIVLSRPPAATALVECKTPTSSPNDCRAEVSPSFISHARTMAAAAEEVGAPVQFINTQGWFCSQGNCPAFVNGIPVRGDTSHLTARQSQDLAPIMSDVLAPLGIVAPAAG; from the coding sequence GTGAACCGCGGGTTCCGGCCCGACGTCGAGGGCCTCCGCGCGCTCGCCGTGGTCGCCGTCATCGTCGACCACCTCTTCGACTGGCCCTCCGGCGGCTTCGTCGGCGTCGACGTCTTCTTCGTCATCAGCGGCTTCCTCATCACGGGGCTGCTGCTGAAGGAGTACGAGCGCACGAAGACGATCTCGTTCCTCGACTTCTACAAGCGCCGCGTCCGCCGCATCATGCCGGCCGCGCTGCTCGTGCTCGTCGTCACGACGGCCGTGTCGTTCCTCGTCTTCAACGTGATCCGCGCCCAGGCCAGCCTCTGGGACGCCGTCTGGTCCGCCCTGTTCGTCTCGAACTGGCACTTCGCCAGCGCCGGCACCGACTACTTCGCGTCCGACGGGCCGATCTCGCCGTTCCGCCACTACTGGTCGCTCTCGGTCGAGGAGCAGTTCTACCTCGTCTGGCCCGTGCTGATGGTCCTCGTGATCGCGCTCGTGCGCCGCCGCACCCCGAAGAACCGCACCGCGCGCGCCCGCCTCCTGCCCGTCTACATGGGCATCGCCGTCGGCGTCCTCATCGTCGCGTCGCTGGCGTGGGGCTTCTACGAGACCTCGGCCCGCCCGACGGTCGCGTACTTCTCCACCTTCTCCCGCGCCTGGGAGCTCGGCATCGGCGCGCTGCTGGCGATCTTCGCCGCGCGCCTCGCCACGCTGCCCGCCGCGCTCCGCCCGGTGCTCGGCTACGTCGGCATCGCGGGCATCGTCGTCTCGTTCTTCGTCATCGCGGGCGACCTCGCGTTCCCCGTGCCGTCGGCGCTGCTGCCGGTCCTCTCGACCGCGCTGGTCATCGCCTCGGGCATCGGCGGCGTCTCGAAGGCCATGGTGCCGATCACGAACCCGGTCACCACCTACATCGGGCGCCTGTCGTTCTCGCTGTACCTCTGGCACTTCCCGGTGATCATCCTGCTCGACTCCGTGATCCGCGACCGCACCGTCTACTACGCGGCCGCCATCGGCGCGACGCTCGTGCTCGCGATCGCCTCCTTCCACCTCGTCGAGGACCCGATCCGCCGCTCCAGCTGGCTCGACCCGAAGAAGGCCGGCCGCCGGTCCTCCGCCGTGCAGCTGAAGATGACCGTCGCGGCGCTGTCCGTGGTCGCGGTCGCCGTGGTGGGCGTCGTCGCCGTGGCCGTCGTCCGCGACGAGCCCGGCACGGACAGCCAGCTCGCGACCTCCCCGACGGCGGGACCCCCCGGCGGCACCGAGTCCACGGGCCAGGCGCTCCAGGTCCGGAGCGAGCAGGTCACGGCGGCCCTGGCTGCCGACGAGTGGCCGGCGCTGGATCCCGCCGTCGAGTCCTTCGGCGACTTCGGCCGCGACGTCATCGCGCCCGAGTGGGCGAAGGACGGCTGCCTCGGCGGCGACCTCGCCGACGAGAAGGACGCGATCCGGAACACCGAGCACTGCACCTACGGGAACCAGGGCGCCGGTGCCGACAAGACCGCGGTCATCTTCGGCGACTCCCTCGCGATCAGCTACGCGCCCATGCTGCGCGCGAGCCTCGGCGAGGAGTGGAAGGTGCGCGTGCTCACCATGGCCCGCTGCCCCGCCTCCACCGTCACGAGCATCGACACCGACGGATCCGAGTACACGGAGTGCACCGACTTCCGCAACTGGGCCCTCGGCGAGATGAACGCCACGAAGCCCGCGCTGGTGCTCATGAGCGAGGCCGTCGACAACTCCTACCTGTCGAGCAAGGCCGTGGGCGGCGCCGCCGACCGCGAGTGGCAGGACGGCGCGCTCACCACCATGAACAGCCTGAAGACGGCCGCGGCGAACGTCATCGTCCTGTCCCGTCCGCCGGCGGCGACCGCGCTCGTGGAGTGCAAGACGCCGACCAGCTCGCCGAACGACTGCCGCGCCGAGGTGTCGCCGTCCTTCATCAGCCACGCGCGCACCATGGCCGCGGCCGCCGAGGAGGTCGGGGCGCCGGTGCAGTTCATCAACACGCAGGGCTGGTTCTGCAGCCAGGGCAACTGCCCGGCGTTCGTGAACGGGATCCCCGTGCGCGGCGACACGTCGCACCTCACGGCCCGCCAGTCGCAGGACCTCGCGCCGATCATGTCCGACGTCCTCGCGCCGCTCGGCATCGTCGCCCCCGCGGCCGGCTGA
- a CDS encoding MepB family protein, translated as MPFPAFATYAAAVRVTGEVTPETQDGEYESGIARIDGEAWHIRTARNTRTKSDAFTAFWRRAEDGTTMPFGDDDPARGLLVFVAHQDGRGAFRFTRAHLADLGITSRRKPGKRGFRVYPSWCTGLNAQATVTQRAQAPAFTEH; from the coding sequence GTGCCGTTCCCCGCCTTCGCGACCTACGCGGCCGCGGTGAGGGTGACGGGCGAGGTGACCCCGGAGACCCAGGACGGGGAGTACGAGTCGGGCATCGCCCGGATCGACGGCGAGGCGTGGCACATCCGCACGGCACGGAACACGCGGACCAAGTCGGACGCGTTCACGGCCTTCTGGCGGCGTGCCGAGGACGGCACGACGATGCCGTTCGGCGACGACGATCCCGCCCGCGGCCTGCTCGTGTTCGTGGCGCACCAGGACGGGCGCGGTGCGTTCCGGTTCACACGCGCGCATCTCGCCGATCTCGGGATCACGTCCAGGAGGAAGCCGGGCAAGCGCGGCTTCCGCGTCTACCCGAGCTGGTGCACCGGGCTGAACGCCCAGGCCACGGTCACGCAGCGCGCCCAGGCGCCCGCCTTCACGGAGCACTGA
- a CDS encoding acyltransferase family protein: MTSTVTVKSETGRKIEFLEAVRGVASFIVVLQHLIAAEYPAFEDFSRQWVDAGRVGVVAFFLVSGYVIPLSLQRQDTRTFLVRRLYRLFPLYWLVLGLMMLWVATTGEGELGGPLTIMANVLMVQGAVGIYTIVPTAWTLGIELIFYGQSLVAKLIGRLDRSVVMGYVWLAGFVAAAIAGRVLERELPWTLPLLLYTASLGHAIHLRDRDGSTAWRGLLVAGVVGVPLFTYLNGGQDATWPPFDYSVSFLLGLGLFFAFYASRRAAHSRVLIWLGAISYAAYLLHPLAYRVMRAVDVPEGIARVIAAIAVTLVVSWLVHRFVEVPFIGVARRLTSRAAADKGPRH, translated from the coding sequence GTGACCAGCACCGTGACAGTGAAGAGCGAGACCGGTCGGAAGATCGAGTTCCTCGAGGCGGTCCGCGGCGTCGCGTCGTTCATCGTGGTGCTGCAGCACCTGATCGCGGCGGAGTACCCGGCGTTCGAGGACTTCAGCCGCCAGTGGGTGGACGCCGGGCGCGTGGGCGTCGTCGCGTTCTTCCTCGTCAGCGGCTACGTGATCCCCCTGAGCCTGCAGCGCCAGGACACCCGCACGTTCCTCGTGCGCCGCCTGTACCGGCTCTTCCCCCTCTACTGGCTCGTGCTCGGCCTCATGATGCTGTGGGTCGCGACGACGGGCGAGGGCGAGCTCGGCGGGCCGCTGACGATCATGGCCAACGTGCTCATGGTGCAGGGCGCCGTGGGCATCTACACGATCGTGCCGACGGCCTGGACCCTCGGCATCGAGCTGATCTTCTACGGCCAGTCGCTCGTCGCCAAGCTCATCGGCCGGCTCGACCGCAGCGTCGTGATGGGCTACGTCTGGCTCGCCGGCTTCGTCGCCGCCGCGATCGCCGGCCGGGTGCTCGAGCGCGAGCTGCCGTGGACGCTGCCGCTGCTGCTCTACACGGCCTCGCTCGGGCACGCGATCCACCTGCGCGACCGCGACGGATCCACCGCCTGGCGGGGACTCCTCGTCGCCGGCGTCGTGGGGGTGCCGCTGTTCACGTACCTCAACGGCGGGCAGGACGCCACGTGGCCGCCCTTCGACTACTCCGTGTCGTTCCTCCTGGGCCTCGGCCTCTTCTTCGCCTTCTACGCCTCGCGGCGGGCCGCGCACTCGCGGGTGCTCATCTGGCTCGGCGCGATCTCGTACGCCGCGTACCTGCTGCACCCGCTCGCCTACCGCGTGATGCGCGCCGTCGACGTGCCGGAGGGCATCGCGCGCGTGATCGCGGCGATCGCCGTGACCCTCGTCGTCTCCTGGCTCGTGCACCGCTTCGTGGAGGTGCCGTTCATCGGCGTCGCCCGGCGCCTCACCAGCCGCGCGGCGGCGGACAAGGGCCCGCGGCACTAG
- a CDS encoding SGNH/GDSL hydrolase family protein: MPARRMARGAVSALAAVLLLAGCTSGNPQPTPTATEGAPEPSASASTAPEDLVRIVVMGDSNTNGFVGTLPQGIDQGMAYVDYVVGDPLTFAGGWGNDGATSTFMAANTPTVEDVDVALIMIGTNNRLAGVPDTQLDTDILQTVEKLAPKETVILGIPPQNASPETPPQVNAHLEEFADAQGFHYFDPWVNLTNKDMKWRSEFFRDGIHTNMTGYKLMGAEVRKYVRTEVLDDPAAQK; the protein is encoded by the coding sequence ATGCCCGCACGTCGCATGGCCCGGGGCGCCGTCAGCGCCCTCGCCGCCGTCCTCCTGCTCGCCGGGTGCACCAGCGGGAACCCGCAGCCCACGCCCACCGCGACCGAGGGCGCACCCGAGCCCAGCGCGTCGGCCTCGACCGCGCCGGAGGACCTGGTGCGCATCGTCGTCATGGGCGACTCGAACACGAACGGCTTCGTCGGCACGCTCCCCCAGGGCATCGACCAGGGCATGGCCTACGTCGACTACGTCGTCGGCGACCCGCTGACCTTCGCGGGCGGCTGGGGCAACGACGGCGCGACCAGCACCTTCATGGCGGCGAACACGCCGACCGTGGAGGACGTCGACGTGGCGCTGATCATGATCGGCACCAACAACCGGCTCGCGGGCGTGCCCGACACGCAGCTCGACACCGACATCCTCCAGACGGTCGAGAAGCTCGCGCCGAAGGAGACCGTGATCCTCGGGATCCCGCCGCAGAACGCCTCGCCCGAGACGCCGCCGCAGGTGAACGCGCACCTCGAGGAGTTCGCCGACGCGCAGGGCTTCCACTACTTCGACCCGTGGGTGAACCTCACGAACAAGGACATGAAGTGGCGCTCAGAGTTCTTCCGGGACGGGATCCACACGAACATGACCGGCTACAAGCTCATGGGCGCTGAGGTGCGCAAGTACGTGCGCACCGAGGTCCTCGACGACCCGGCCGCCCAGAAGTAG